The Winogradskyella schleiferi genome contains the following window.
TTTAGATCCCAATAAAGATGCACCATCACGATTGGCTTGCGATGAATTTACCGTTGGCGATTTAATGGATTATGACACCGTTATCAACTTCGGAAAAGATGTTGATATCTTGACTTTTGAAATTGAAAACGTCAATGTCGATGCCTTGGAAGCGCTTGAAAAAAAAGGCGTAAAGGTATTTCCGACTTCTAAAACCTTACGAACGATTCAAAATAAAGCGACCCAAAAATTATTTTATCGCGATCATAATATTCCGACAGCGGAATTTTCAAGATTTGCGTATTCTTCGGAAATAGATGAAGCTGTTGACCATGGTGGATTGAGTTATCCTTTTGTATGGAAAAGCGCACGGTTTGGTTATGATGGCACAGGTGTGAAAGTCGTAAGAAAAGCAGAAGATTTAGCCGATTTACCAAATGTGGAATGCATAACCGAAAAATTGATTCCGTTTAAAAATGAATTGGCGGTCATCGTTGCCCGAAATGAAAAAGGCGATATAAAAACGTATCCTGTTGTTGAGATGGAATTTCATCCTGAAGCCAACCAAGTTGAATATGTGATTTGTCCTGCTAGAATCCCTAATGACATTGCCAAAAAAGCGAAATTTGTTGCTTTGAAAGTAGCAGATGCTTTTAAACATGTGGGTTTATTGGCTGTTGAAATGTTCCAGACTGAAACTGACGAGATTTTAGTAAATGAAGTAGCTCCAAGACCTCATAATTCTGGTCATTATAGTATTGAAGCCAGTTACACCTCACAATTTGAACAGCAATTAAGATGTATTCTGGGTTTACCATTAGGCAATACCGAGAGCAAAGTTGCTGGCGTAATGGTTAATCTTGTTGGTGCCGAAGGTCATTCAGGAAATGTGGTTTATAAAAATATCGAACACATATTGGCTATGGAAGGTGTAACGCCGCATATCTATGGTAAAAAACAAACGAGACCATTTCGGAAAATGGGACATGTTACTATTGTAAATAAAGATGTTGCTGTAGCTAGAGAAATTGCTGAAAAAGTGAAAGGTAGTATTGAGGTAATTAGTGAATAGTTTTTGAATATTAAATGTTTAATTTGAACTTGTGCAAAAAACGCACAGGTTCAGATTTTCTAATGTAGTTATTCAACTACCGAGTAATTCTGGATAGTTCAAAACTATTATGCAGGTATTAAAGATTATCGCTGAGTTAACTATTGAAAAAACATTGAATATATTTTGAATGAAATTCTTATATATTAAAATGACAATCAAATAGAGGTTGAAGTGACCTATGTAAATGAATCGTTATGGCTTAATCTCAATCAAATTGGAGAGTTATTTGAACGTCACAAATCTGTAATATCCAGACACATAAAAAATATTTACAAGGACAATGAACTTCCTGAAAAAGCAACTGTTGCAAAAAATGCAACAGTTCAATTAGAAAGAAGTAGAAAAGTATCGAGGAAAAAGCAGCTAATCTTCTCTATTTAGTAGTTAAAAATCATTCTTTTACAGATGGCAATAAATGTATTGCTGCTTGGTTATTTGTTTGTTACCTTAATGAAAACAATTATCTATATACTGTTAACGGAATCAAAAAAATTGGCAATGATACATTAGTTGCCTTAACTTTGATGAATGCAGAAAGTAATCCGAAGGAAAAAGAACTGCTAATCAATGTGATTATAAATTTAATTAACACCGATAATGAGTAAAGTAGCCATAATAATGGGAAGCAAAAGCGACATGCCAGTAATGCAAGACGCTATAGATATATTGCAAGGCTTTGATATTGAAATCGAGGTTGATATCGTTTCCGCACACCGAACGCCCGAAAAATTATTCGATTTCAGTAAAAATGCGCACAAGAGAGGCATTAAAGTTATTATTGCTGGTGCTGGAGGCGCTGCACATTTACCAGGAATGGTAGCATCATTATCGCCATTGCCTATTATTGGAGTGCCTGTAAAAAGCAGTAACTCCATTGACGGTTGGGACTCTGTACTGTCTATTTTACAAATGCCTGGAGGCGTTCCAGTTGCTACCGTTGCCCTTAATGGTGCTAAAAATGCAGGGATTTTAGCCGCCCAAATTTTAGGCAGTTCCGATAAATGTGTTTTGGATAAAATTATGGTTTATAAAGAAGGCTTAAAAGCAAAGGTTATAGATTCTGCAAAAGACCTATAAAGAAGCCTCAACTTTCGTTGAAGCTTCTAGCTATTAATCAACTCTACTTTTACATTATTTAATGTGCAAAGTAATACTTCCAAGATACAAAATATCAAACATTTGATTATCACAAAATAAGTTAAAATTCAGACAATCAACTATTTAAAAAAATTAACAACAAATGACAATTCTCAATAAACCATTCAATACACCATATAATACCGCACCTTTTTCAAATATAAAAACTGAAGATTTTATGCCTGCGATTAAAGCGGCCATTGAAAAAGCAAAAGCCGAAATTGAGGCCATTACAACAAATAACGAACCACCAACTTTTGAAAATACCATTGAAGCCTTGGATTATTCTGGCGAAGAATTAGACCGTGTTTCGAGTATTTTCTTCAATTTGAATTCTGCCGAAACCAACGATGAAATTCAGAAAATCGCCCAAGAAGTTTCACCAATACTTTCAGAATTCAGTAATGACATTACGTTGAATGAAGATTTATTTAGGCGTGTAAAAGCAGTTTATGATTCCAAATCAAATTTAGAGTTAACCACAGAACAAGAAACCCTTCTTGATAAAAAATATAAAGGCTTTTCTAGAAATGGTGCCAATCTTTCAGATGATAAAAAAGAAAAATTACGTGCTATTGACAAAGAATTAAGTCAATTAAAATTAAAATTTGGAGAACATGTTTTGGCCGAGACCAATAAATATGAAATGCACCTAACCGACGAAGCTGATGTGTCTGGTTTACCTGATGGTGCTAAAGAAGCCGCCAAACAACTAGCGGAAAGTAAAGATAAAGACGGTTGGTTGATTACTTTAGATTACCCGAGCTATATTCCATTTATGACCTATGCCGATAATCGTGAATTACGCGAAGAACTATCAAAGGCAGCAGGAAGTAAAGGGTTTCATAATGATGAATTGGACAATCAGGATATTGTGCTGAAAATTGCGAATTTGAGATTTGAACGTGCTCAGCTGTTAGGTTATAAAACGCATGCACATTTTGTTTTAGAAGAACGCATGGCAGAAACTCCAGAAAAAGTAAAGTCATTTTTAAACGAATTATTGGAAAAAGCAAAACCAGCCGCTGATGAAGAGTTTAAAAAACTAGCAGATTTTGCCAAAGATTTAGATGGCATTGATGAATTACAAAAATGGGATTCCGGTTATTATTCAGAAAAGTTAAAACAAAAGTTATTCGATTTGGATGATGAAAAATTGAAGCCTTATTTTAAACTGGAAAATGTCATTAATGGTGCCTTTACAATCGCCAATAAATTATTTGGGTTACAGTTTGAACAAATAGATTCCATAGATAAATATCATGAAGACGTTCTCACCTATAAAGTCATTGATGCTGACGGAGAGTTGGTTTCCATCTTTTATGCCGATTTCTTCCCAAGGGCTGGAAAACGAAATGGTGCTTGGATGACCTCTTATAAACCTCAAATGATAAAGAATGGGAATAACGAAAGACCGCATGTGTCGATAGTTTGCAACTTTACAAAACCCACAAAAAGTAAACCTTCGTTATTAACATTTAATGAAGTGACAACGCTGTTTCACGAATTTGGTCATGCTCTTCATGGTATGTTGGCCAACACCACGTATCCTAGTTTATCTGGTACAAGTGTGTATTGGGATTTTGTGGAATTACCAAGTCAGGTGTTAGAAAATTGGTGCTACGAAGAGGAGTCTTTAAAATTATTTGCTACGCATTATGAAACAGGCGAAGTCATCCCAATGGAACTTATTGAAAAAATAAAAGCCTCATCGACATTTCACGAAGGTATGCAAACGCTTCGTCAGTTGAGTTTTGGTTTGTTGGATATGAGCTGGCATGGTATTGACCCTTCAAAAATCGAGGATGTAAAAGCGCATGAAGCCCAAGCTTTTGGAGATACCAAATTGTTCCCTGAAGTGCCAGAGAATTGCATGAGCACATCGTTTGCACATATATTTCAAGGTGGTTATTCTTCGGGTTATTATAGTTATAAGTGGGCTGAAGTTTTGGATGCGGATGCCTTTGAATATTTTAAGGAGGAAGGCATTTTTAATAAAATGGTTGCGGATAAATTTAAGACTTTCGTTTTATCTCAAGGTGGCACCGAAAACCCAATGACGCTGTATAAATATTTTAGAGGCCAAGAGCCAAAACCCGAAGCTTTATTGCGACGTGCTGGGTTATTGAAATAAAATCAATACTTCAACATTTTAACAGTCCGTGTATGTAATCCATCATTGATTTTCACAAGATAAATACCACTATTTTGCAGTTGGAAATCGTGAGTTAAAGTTCCCGTAACATTAAATGTTGTATTTGTAATCTGTTTTCCTAAAATATCATAAACTGCTACATGATAATTTCCTTGATTTATAAAGGTTATTGTTCTATTAGTTAATATAATATTTTCGGTCTCGTTATAATTAGTAACAGAAAGTGTCGCTAAACCAAATCCATAATCGCTTCCTTTTAAGTCTGCAGATTGTCTAGACTGATCTTCTACTGTAATTAAAAAATACCAATCGTGTACTTCTATTCCGCTTGGTATAGTAACCGTATTCAATGAAGGTTCTTCTAGATATGTTCTGGTTGCAGGATTAATTGTAGCCACATAATACCCTAGATCTGTGTCATAAGTTAATGGAATAAGTGTGCTGTTATCCGTAAAATAATCATGATAATCCCAAGTTAATGGATCGGCATCGGTTTGTTAACCCGTATATAATAATAAGTTAGGATCACTCATTGGATCAAAAATCGAATAATCTCCAGAGGAACCATATGTTAAGGTCAATGTGCCAGAATTAATGTCAGATGGATTTGGATTCATGTGATCTGAGCATGGCTAATACCAATTACAAGTTGGACAAGGCAGAGTAGTTTTGTTTTCATATTATAAATTTAGTAAACTAAAATAAAAAAAATAATCGAAAATAAACTTTCAATAATTATTGAAAGTTTAAAATTTATGATATATTTGTACTATGGATTATCAAGAAGCAAAAGATAAGTTTATTAGTACTTGGGGAAGTTTGGGTTCACTTTGGGGAATAAACAAGGCCATGGCACAAATACAAGCTTTACTTTTCATATCCATCAAACCCTTGTCTATGGAAGATATCATGGAAGACCTTAAAATCTCTCGTGGTAATACCAGCATGAATTTGAGACAGCTCATGGATTGGGGAATTGTGACCAAAGTTTTAATTTCAGGTGAGCGTAAAGAGTTTTTTACCACGGAAAAAGATGTGCAAGAATTAGCTCGTATTATTGCCAAAGAACGCAGCAGAAGAGAAATAAAACCTGTTATTAAAGTTTTGGAAGACGTTTCTTCCATTAATGACGATGGCACAGAAAAATCTAAGGAACTCATTAAACAGACCAAAGCATTACATAGCTTAACACAAGATTTAGATGTATTAATGAATAAAATGGTGAATCAAAAACAAAACTGGTTGACTAAGTCTGTTTTAAAACTGATGAAGTAGCCCATATATTTTTTAAAGCATACTTTCAATTTTTTCTGAAAGTTTAAAATATAAGATAATTATGAAAACATTACAAAACCAAACCCTACTCTACGACAAAGATTGTCCATTGTGCAATGTTTACACAAGTGGATTTATAAAAACCAAAATGCTAGACAGCAACGGTCGTAAAGCCTATTGTAATTTAACTGCTGAAGAACAAAATTTTATAGACCTGCAAAGAGCAACAAATGAAATTGCACTTTTTGACACCAAAAACAAAACTGTTATTTATGGCATTGATAGCTTACTTAAAGTCATCGGAAACTCAATGCCTTGGGTAGAAAAAATCGGTAATTTAAAACCTGTAAAATTCGGACTTAAAAAATTATACTCCTTTATTTCTTACAACCGAAAAGTCATAATTCCGAGCAAGGAAGACAGAAGTCAAACGCTTCAATGTGTTCCGGATTTTAATTATAAATACAGAACTTTTTATATGCTGTTTGCAACGTTAATCTCAAGTCTCGTTCTATTCAACTTCAGCAAAATGATTGGTTTTATACCAGAATCTAGTTTTGTGAGAGAATGTGCGATCGTCTTAGGACAAATTGGATTTCAAGCTTTATTTATTTCAAAACTAAAATTTGAAAAACAAATTAACTATTTCGGAAATCTCATGACGGTTTCGTTAATGGGAAGTCTGATTTTAATTCCTGTTTTCATAATAAATTTATTCTTTGTATTACCAGAAATAGCATTATTCGCATGGTTCGGTCTAACCGTCATATATATGTTATACGAACACATTAGACGTGTTGGAATTTTGGAATTACCTAACTATTTATCGGCAACTTGGGTTCTATATCGCGTTTTTATATTAATTATTATTCTTTATATATAATATCATGAAAACCATAATCATAGCTGGTGGAACTGGGTTTTTAGGTCAGGTTTTAAAATCTTATTTTTCTGAAAAGGGATACAACATTAAAATTTTAACCCGAAAACCCTCAAAACCAAATCATATCTATTGGAACGCAAAAGAATTAGACCATTGGACTACATCTTTGGAAGGTGCGGATGTTTTAATCAACCTCACAGGAAAATCTGTAGATTGTAGATATACAGAAGCCAATAAAAAACTGATATACGATTCTCGAATAGATTCTACACACATTTTAGGTTTGGCAATGAATCTATGCGAAAACCCACCGAAAGTATGGTTCAATTCTTCTACTGCTGCCATCTACAGACATTCAACAGATAAAGAAATGACCGAAGAACACGGTGAGATTGGCAATGATTTTTCTATGAATATTGCTAAATCATGGGAAAAAGCGTTCTATTCCATAACCAATCCCAAAACTAGAAAAATAGCTTTAAGAACGTCCATTGTAATGGGCTCATATGGCGGTGCAACGCAACCTTTGAAAAATCTTGTTAGACTTGGTTTAGGTGGAAAACAAGCTTCTGGAAATCAAAAAGTAAGTTGGATTCATGAACAAGATTTTGCAAGAGCTATAGAGTTTCTTATTCAACATGAAAATCTAAAAGGAAGTTTCAATCTCACTGTACCCAAACCAACAGACAATAGAAACTTGATGAAAAATTTCAGGAAAGTTATGCATGTCCCATTCGGAATTCCACAACCAAAATGGCTTCTAAAACTCGGGGCAAAACTTCTGGGCACAGAACCCGAATTGGTATTAAAAAGCAGAAATGTCATACCTCAACGGTTAATGGAGAACGGTTTCTTATTTTTATACACAGATATTAAAATTGCTTTAGAAAATCTATTAAAAAAATAACTCATGACATTTTTAAAAGCCTATTGGAAAAACCTCATTCTCATTAATTACGAGATTGACCCGAACATCCTAAAACCATTTGTACCAAAAGGAACAGAACTCGATAGTTTTAATGGCAAATATTATGTTAGTGTCGTTGGATTTATGTTTATGGATACTAAAGTATTAGGTCTAAAACTTCCGTTCCATATCAACTTTGAAGAAGTGAATCTTCGATTTTATGTTCAACATAAAGGCAAAAGAGGAGTTGTTTTTATTAAAGAAATCGTACCAAAAGCATTAATAACATTAGTGGCGAATTCAATTTACCACGAGCATTACCAGACCTGTAAAATGAAACATAGCTGGATGGACCATAAAAATTATAATGCGTTTCAATACCAATGGAAATCAGACCAAAAATGGCAATCTATTTCTGTTAAAACGGAAAAAGACTTTTCTAATATTTTGGATAATTCAGAAGAACAATTTATTACCGAACATTATTTTGGTTACACAAAATACCATAACAACACCTATGAATATGAGGTTGTCCATCCTACTTGGCGACAATTAAAAGTGGTTGATTTTAATGTGGACATGAATTTTGAAGAAAACTATGGTAAACGTTTTAAAAGTCTTCAAACGTTAGAACCTACTTCCGTTATTCTTGCCGAAGGCTCTGAAGTTTCTGTTAAAAATAAAAGAACCATTCATTAAACTAAAAACAAATTTGTTCATTAAATTAATCAATTTTTTGAAAATGCAATAAACGTACTTCTGAAATAAAATTAATTATTCATTTATTCATTGCTCATTTTTTTGACACGAATTTCACGAATTTCCACAAATGATTAATCAAACATTTCAAAAAAATTCGTGCTAATTCGTGAAATTCGTGTCTTAAACCATAAATTATTTCTCAATTTTTTAAACTACATTTGAATCAGCAATGAAAAACGAAAATGCCTAAGCATCAAATAGACCCAAATAATTGGGTAAAGCTATATTCAGATTATCTCTTCAATTACACAATTACACGTGTAAATGATAGAGTTATTGCTCAGGATTTAATTTCTGAAACCTTTTTGGCTGGCTTAAAATCCATGAAAAATTTCAAAGGCGAAGCTAGTGAACGTACATGGTTGATTTCAATCTTAAAGCGAAAAATTATTGATTATTACCGAAAAATAAATTCTAAAAAAGGTAAGGCTGAAGTGCGCATGGGTTATATCAATAATGAAGAATCGGAAGGCGATTGGATGGAAGAACGCGTAGCTGACCCTTTTGACAAAACGGCTGAAGATACTTTAGTCAATTCTGAATTGGGTGATGCTATCTACGACTGTTTAGCAAAACTACCGGAAAAACAAGCTGATGTTTTCAAGATGAAAACAATTCTGGGTTACGATACCGAAACTATTTGTAATGAAATGGATATTACTGCGTCTAACCTATGGGTAATTATACATAGAGCTAGAACTGCATTGGCAGAATGCATGGAAGAAAATTGGTTCAAATAATAAAAATTCCCTTCCCTTTGGGAAGGCTAAGATAGGAATGAAGAAAAGATTTTTGTTTATAAGTTGTGATGAGGCAAAACATATTTGTGATAAAGCACAATATGATGAAGCGACTGCTTGGGAACGGATAAAATTAGGGTTGCGTATTTTTTGGTGTAACGTTACTAAATCGTATTCCAAAAACAATATCAAGCTAACAGAAAGCATAAAAAATGCTGAAGTTAAATGCTTAAAAACCGAAGAACGAATTAAACTTCAAAATCAATTTAACGAAGAATTAGCGAAGCAACAACAAAATTGATAACCAAACAATAGGTAAGCTTTCCACCCAAAACGCACTGTAATATTTCGATTGGTTTTTGTTTGAAAACAACAAAAACAGTAATGTAATTATAATAATTACCCATGTTGATATTAACGTTTCCTCTTTCAAAGAGTCCTTAAAACAATCTAATATTACAAATATTATTAACAATAAAACGCCAATAATTTTGGTTTTTTTTATGCCTATTTTTTGTGGAATGGTTGCCAGTTTAATGCTGTCATAATTCAAATCCCTTATTTCAAACGGTAACATTAAAACCAGCACAAAACAAAAGCGTTGCAAAGTTAGAATAATAACATCAGTATTTATGGATATCTCATTATTTACTGCAGGTAAAATAACAGAAGTGAATGTCCAGACCAAAGTAATGACATACACTTTTATACCTCCAATTTGCCTTAAATTTTTATGGTCATCAAACAAAAACTGTTTAGGAATCATGATAGGAATCGCATAAAAGAAAGTTATGGTTCCCAATATACCAATGAGAATCAGCGATTCTATTTCAAGATAGAAAGTAAAATAACACATCGCCAAAAATGCCATCAACGAAAACACTTGAATCAACTTCAGCCAGCCTGCCAAAATGCGATGATGAAATTTAGCCACACCAAAATACTTCACAAAATTGTAACCGGTAATACTAGCAAAAAAAACAAATAGCAAAAGATTTTTATCATATCCCAAATCCAATTCAATGAGTGTAACCCATGTCAATGCAGAAGCTGCCAAGGCCACATGAATACTACTATTCAAATA
Protein-coding sequences here:
- a CDS encoding Fic family protein codes for the protein MEEKAANLLYLVVKNHSFTDGNKCIAAWLFVCYLNENNYLYTVNGIKKIGNDTLVALTLMNAESNPKEKELLINVIINLINTDNE
- a CDS encoding T9SS type A sorting domain-containing protein; the encoded protein is MATINPATRTYLEEPSLNTVTIPSGIEVHDWYFLITVEDQSRQSADLKGSDYGFGLATLSVTNYNETENIILTNRTITFINQGNYHVAVYDILGKQITNTTFNVTGTLTHDFQLQNSGIYLVKINDGLHTRTVKMLKY
- a CDS encoding DCC1-like thiol-disulfide oxidoreductase family protein; translation: MKTLQNQTLLYDKDCPLCNVYTSGFIKTKMLDSNGRKAYCNLTAEEQNFIDLQRATNEIALFDTKNKTVIYGIDSLLKVIGNSMPWVEKIGNLKPVKFGLKKLYSFISYNRKVIIPSKEDRSQTLQCVPDFNYKYRTFYMLFATLISSLVLFNFSKMIGFIPESSFVRECAIVLGQIGFQALFISKLKFEKQINYFGNLMTVSLMGSLILIPVFIINLFFVLPEIALFAWFGLTVIYMLYEHIRRVGILELPNYLSATWVLYRVFILIIILYI
- a CDS encoding YqjF family protein, yielding MTFLKAYWKNLILINYEIDPNILKPFVPKGTELDSFNGKYYVSVVGFMFMDTKVLGLKLPFHINFEEVNLRFYVQHKGKRGVVFIKEIVPKALITLVANSIYHEHYQTCKMKHSWMDHKNYNAFQYQWKSDQKWQSISVKTEKDFSNILDNSEEQFITEHYFGYTKYHNNTYEYEVVHPTWRQLKVVDFNVDMNFEENYGKRFKSLQTLEPTSVILAEGSEVSVKNKRTIH
- a CDS encoding GbsR/MarR family transcriptional regulator, which codes for MDYQEAKDKFISTWGSLGSLWGINKAMAQIQALLFISIKPLSMEDIMEDLKISRGNTSMNLRQLMDWGIVTKVLISGERKEFFTTEKDVQELARIIAKERSRREIKPVIKVLEDVSSINDDGTEKSKELIKQTKALHSLTQDLDVLMNKMVNQKQNWLTKSVLKLMK
- a CDS encoding TIGR01777 family oxidoreductase, translated to MKTIIIAGGTGFLGQVLKSYFSEKGYNIKILTRKPSKPNHIYWNAKELDHWTTSLEGADVLINLTGKSVDCRYTEANKKLIYDSRIDSTHILGLAMNLCENPPKVWFNSSTAAIYRHSTDKEMTEEHGEIGNDFSMNIAKSWEKAFYSITNPKTRKIALRTSIVMGSYGGATQPLKNLVRLGLGGKQASGNQKVSWIHEQDFARAIEFLIQHENLKGSFNLTVPKPTDNRNLMKNFRKVMHVPFGIPQPKWLLKLGAKLLGTEPELVLKSRNVIPQRLMENGFLFLYTDIKIALENLLKK
- the purE gene encoding 5-(carboxyamino)imidazole ribonucleotide mutase, which encodes MSKVAIIMGSKSDMPVMQDAIDILQGFDIEIEVDIVSAHRTPEKLFDFSKNAHKRGIKVIIAGAGGAAHLPGMVASLSPLPIIGVPVKSSNSIDGWDSVLSILQMPGGVPVATVALNGAKNAGILAAQILGSSDKCVLDKIMVYKEGLKAKVIDSAKDL
- a CDS encoding 5-(carboxyamino)imidazole ribonucleotide synthase — encoded protein: MNYFSSNFKLGILGGGQLGKMMLYDTRKFDIYTCVLDPNKDAPSRLACDEFTVGDLMDYDTVINFGKDVDILTFEIENVNVDALEALEKKGVKVFPTSKTLRTIQNKATQKLFYRDHNIPTAEFSRFAYSSEIDEAVDHGGLSYPFVWKSARFGYDGTGVKVVRKAEDLADLPNVECITEKLIPFKNELAVIVARNEKGDIKTYPVVEMEFHPEANQVEYVICPARIPNDIAKKAKFVALKVADAFKHVGLLAVEMFQTETDEILVNEVAPRPHNSGHYSIEASYTSQFEQQLRCILGLPLGNTESKVAGVMVNLVGAEGHSGNVVYKNIEHILAMEGVTPHIYGKKQTRPFRKMGHVTIVNKDVAVAREIAEKVKGSIEVISE
- a CDS encoding M3 family metallopeptidase, with product MTILNKPFNTPYNTAPFSNIKTEDFMPAIKAAIEKAKAEIEAITTNNEPPTFENTIEALDYSGEELDRVSSIFFNLNSAETNDEIQKIAQEVSPILSEFSNDITLNEDLFRRVKAVYDSKSNLELTTEQETLLDKKYKGFSRNGANLSDDKKEKLRAIDKELSQLKLKFGEHVLAETNKYEMHLTDEADVSGLPDGAKEAAKQLAESKDKDGWLITLDYPSYIPFMTYADNRELREELSKAAGSKGFHNDELDNQDIVLKIANLRFERAQLLGYKTHAHFVLEERMAETPEKVKSFLNELLEKAKPAADEEFKKLADFAKDLDGIDELQKWDSGYYSEKLKQKLFDLDDEKLKPYFKLENVINGAFTIANKLFGLQFEQIDSIDKYHEDVLTYKVIDADGELVSIFYADFFPRAGKRNGAWMTSYKPQMIKNGNNERPHVSIVCNFTKPTKSKPSLLTFNEVTTLFHEFGHALHGMLANTTYPSLSGTSVYWDFVELPSQVLENWCYEEESLKLFATHYETGEVIPMELIEKIKASSTFHEGMQTLRQLSFGLLDMSWHGIDPSKIEDVKAHEAQAFGDTKLFPEVPENCMSTSFAHIFQGGYSSGYYSYKWAEVLDADAFEYFKEEGIFNKMVADKFKTFVLSQGGTENPMTLYKYFRGQEPKPEALLRRAGLLK
- a CDS encoding sigma-70 family RNA polymerase sigma factor yields the protein MPKHQIDPNNWVKLYSDYLFNYTITRVNDRVIAQDLISETFLAGLKSMKNFKGEASERTWLISILKRKIIDYYRKINSKKGKAEVRMGYINNEESEGDWMEERVADPFDKTAEDTLVNSELGDAIYDCLAKLPEKQADVFKMKTILGYDTETICNEMDITASNLWVIIHRARTALAECMEENWFK